The nucleotide sequence GGCGCTCCAGAATCTGCAATGCCAAACCCTCAGACGCATGTCGGGCTATGTGACAATGCATGAGCCAGCTTCCAGGgttgtcggccttgaaggcGATGACAACGAAGCCGCCAGTAGGTAGGAGCACTACGTCCCGGCGGGGAGGGTTGTCGAGGGTGAGATTGAGCCTGCTAGGATGATACTCTTGATTTTCCTCTTGCTGCAGAAGAGCAAAATCGTGCCCGTGGAGATGAATCTGAGGAGGGTTCATGTTAGATGACCAAGCAAGGTGAGCAAGGTTTACATACCGGGTGAGCCCTTGTAGCGATACTACTGTCCTCCATTGTTAAAACAAGATATACCTATGAATACTGTCAGAACTGTGTTGGCCGTGTGGAGTTGTGAGAGTTAAGATTTACCCATTGCTCTTCAGTGTAGTCTTCAGGTATCACCACCCACTTGCGGGGGAAGGTGTTGACATGTGAGTCAAGATGCATCATGACTGGGTCAGAATAGTTGATCTGAAGCGGCCTAAAGTCTGGATCGGCAGATTCTTGCAGCGAAAAAAGAGCCAGAGGATAGTCCACAAACTCTGGCCTCGTGCCTGCGGTCCTGTCAAAGGTGACATTGAACTGCTCACCAGCAAGGTCGTctgccttcttggcgttAGCTGCTGGGCCAACATACCACGGTATCTTGGGCCTCAGCGACGAGTATGTCTCGTCCGAACAGGCCTTGCTGATTCTGGTCCAAGGTCGCGATGTCGGGTCTGACGTGCTCGTGTTGTCGTATCGCAGGATGCCAGTCTCTTCATAGCCTGAACCTCCTGGTTGTATACCGCAATTGTCTGCGATCCAAGTTCTGATCCAGAAGTTGCCGTCTTCTGGGATGGGGTTGTCATCGCCAGCAAGGGGGTTGGCCTCGACAATGACATTGTACCGCTGACCGATGCCGACCAAGACGGACGTGTTGTAGTATGGTTCGATAGGCACAAAGTCTGCCGTTACGATCTGAAGCCAATGATTGTCAATGGAGAAGACAAAAGTCGAGTCGAACGAGGTGTTGATCAAGCGGAGGAGGTATCTCTTTGGTCGCGTAGGCTTATCGGTGGGCGTCTTGTTGAAATGCAAGACATAATTGTCGGGTACTTTGAGTGTGGGAGTGTACCCGTAGTGAGACACGTTTCCTGCACcgttgaggaggatggtcTTGTTCCCCCAGTTACGGTTGAATAGAAGCTGAAAGGCACTATTGTGGGCTTATTGATTGGTGTTAGCACTTGAATAGCCCAACGTTTGTAACGGTAGTCACTTACACCAATCAGTCATAAGTAATGGGCGCTTGGAAGCGTCAAAGGGAGCAGATGATGGGCCATGAATCGTCTGTACAATCCATCAGCCGACATTCACGAGTAAATGACTGCACGTGGATGTTTCTACTTACCAGAGGACCTTGTAAGCCATCTGCATACTGCACAGAGTAGTGACTATGGTACCAAGAGGTTCCATACTGCGTCGTCTTGAAGCTGTATGTGAAGTTTTGGCCGGGTGCAATGGGACACTGGGTGATGCCATTGACACCGTCCATATCCATCGTCTGGTTCTGTCGAATTCCGTGCCAGTGGATACTGGTGCCATTGTCGCTCATGCTGTTTATCACGGTGATGTTGAGGGTCTATTAAACAGTGAGCTTGAGACTCGCGTCACATGAGATTCGGATCTTGCTCACATCTCCCCAACACGCTTCGAGCCAGGGACCAGGGTAGGACTCATTGAATAGCTTCGCCGTCTTGAAGGGCTGGCCGTCGGCATTGAATGTCCCATCGGTGATGTTCAAAGTGTAGTGTCGAGTGATGCCGACTGGGGCAAACTTCTCATAGTTGGTATGAATGTTGAACTCCTGGCCGTCTTTATTTCGAAGCCAGCATTCTCTGTTCTCGGGTATAGAGCAAGGGAACCATCCCTCCATTGCACTGTAGTCGCAAACAAAGTCATGGTCGCCTGGGTTTGCTGCTGGGGGCCGGAAGATTGGGTAGTGACCATGGTCAGGTTCATGAGTATGTGTGGGTGGCGCTCCAAGAGGACGCTGGGCTGGATGATGAAAGCCGTACTCTGACACAGGCGACATAGTCAGCCATGTGAACAGGCCTACAACAGCATGCCAGAAGCGAGCGAAGAGCGACATCTTGGGCAATGCTTAGAGGTTCGATAATATTTCATCGAGGCGCGAGGGTGAGACGGGGGAGGCAGCGTTCTAATGCTCCAGCCCAATTCCAAAAGGAGCATGCACGTCATTCTACCCCGCGTGAGATACGCTTTTCAAGACGCCGTAAGCGACGGGTAGTTGCAGCTGAGAGAGAGTTTGTAAGCCTGCAGATTCATCCCGCTTTTGATCAAAGCTGAAATCGGGAGGCTAGCTGACAGTCAGATTGAGATGTCCGGCAGATGATTCACGGAAGTGAATGAGCCTGCTGATTGGCTATGGCGTATGTGAAGGGCTGAGACATTCATTATTCATTGGCTATGGCTGCTGCATGAGACGGGATGGTGCGGGACGGAAAGAGACAAAAAGCCCTACGGCTCGTATTAGAGCGCGGCATGTTGAACAGTTCGGCAACCTGACACATCCAACGTGCATCCACGACACCCTCATGGCACAGGTAGGGGCGGAATTCGGGCCATTATTATGCATATTCAGCGCTCTGACCTCTCAGAGGACTGTGATACAACTTCAATATCACACTTCCTGGGCGTCTCGTGCCCTAGAATGCTGACAGCTGTGAAACGGTTGGTTGTACAACATATGCGTAAGCTTACCGATGTCTGAATAAAGGTGTATCAAGACTCGAGTTTACGTAAGGACCTGATCTGCAGGTAGCATAAGCGGGCATGGAAGATCTCGCGTGGTTGCCTTACGAACGTTACATCTACCGACCTATCGCGGGCCTATCTCTTGTCAGACAGGTGGTCACACAGCATAGTATCCATGCCCTTTCCGGCTTACCACCTTGATAAGAGAGACAACCATTTTCAACCCTACCTAGGAGGTATGGTCAGCCCAACCAGAGGCATATAAAAATGCCGCGTTATTTGCCGACAGTTGTGGGATATGCCATTTGGAAGCAGGGTGGTGGAACTCGCACAGGAAGACCGCCCAATGAAGGCACCAATCAAAATGAGTGTTGTATGTGCGATCCATACATAAATATGGAGATGCCCCTTGACGTCTTTGAAGCCAATCCGGTTCATATCGCTAAAAACGAGCTGTATAGTCTTGTGCATGAGACAACCAGCCCTGCTGAGATTGGAAAGATATCAACGAAAGATGCGGGGAATAGAAACACAAGGCCCCTGTAAGAGCCCCGTAAGGCACGCGTGTTGCTCAAATGGTATATACCGTATGCATTTTTTCCGGTGCGACCTGCTTGGAGCACATGCAGCACCCGAGGCAGTGTTGAGCACTCGTCTGCATGAAGCACTCCGAtcagcttcctcatccaagaGCTCTTTTCTGCTAGATACGGTCTAAAATACTGCACGCGACAGTTTTATTGTCCTGCGAATGCCCACGTGGTGTTGCCCTGAGAACTTGGTTGCGTGACGGCTAACCTGACAAGCCTAGAAGACAGCCCCCTCTCCGCGGATTCATTCACAAGGTCCAAAGAAGAGAGCCTCAAAAGCTATCAAATATATAGGCTACTCGATAAAAGTAACGACTTCTAAAAAACTCGTCTTGATCCTCCGTCGTGTTGCTACTGTCTAGGCATAGAGGCACCCCGGTTGGCACCCTGGCCGCATCCACCAGAACCTTGACTCTTCCTGTCTCGCATTTTGGGTATGACAAAAGGAGAATCATGTATGTATTTTTAATGCTAAGTTCACCTATTTCTTATACAACTGTTCCTAATGCAAGGCAGCATTGTAGATCGCCCTTGATCGATGTATGATTTGCCTGATGGACACTCCGTCGAAGGATCACTCCGCCAAGCCTGTTTGACCAGTCGGGCAGGACGCTGCGCTCATTAGTCATCGCACGTGACTGATGTTGGGCCAACAGGTCACTGAACAACCAACTGCGCCTCTAACCTGGTCTCGAATTGGTCAACTTGCCATTGGTGTCAACATGGTGGGTGTTAAGCATATCCAGCGTTGCGACCAGTGCCGCCAAGCCAAGAGGAAGGCGAGTCTTGTCTCTTGGCCACAGGAACAAAGCTGACGACATGGCTAGTGCGACCAGGCTCAACCCTCCTGCGGGAGGTGTGGCCGTCTCGGCATACAATGCACCGGGGCTAATGTGCGCCAGTTTATATACGTCAAGGATCCATTGGCAGTCAGCATTCGCAGCAACCCTCTATCGAAATCAATGTCTATCGCGCAATCGCTGGTATCAATTATTGAGAGCCCAGGTTTGCCGTACGACATTCCTTGTTCTGGAGTTTTCTTCAGCCAACTCCCTCGACGGCTGGTTTCCTGTCCGACCTTGGCAATAGCTACGTCTGCAATGGTGAAAACTCACCAATCTCTTCACAATCACAGCGAAACACTTTACAGACAGGCGCTTTCCCACCACGGAACGGCGTTGCGGGCAGTGCGGAATATACTTCAAGATCCATCGCAGGCTTATTCAGTAAATACAGCATGCGCAATCTATCTAATTATGGCTTGCCAGGTGAGACTTGGCTTAGTTACTATGTGCCTACCCCCGTTGACTGAAATCGGGATAGGAGCTTCTTTGGGGCCCGGCTGTACCTGCTACGCAACACATGGCCATGCTTTTGGCAATTCTTCGTAACGCTTTTATCGAGGGCTGGTTACAGGAATTCCACATAAGCATGTTGGTCTGTTATTTGCCCACCATAGTGAGTAGGCTGACTTTTCCGAAACCCTCTGCTAATAACCAGTAGACTTTTGAAATGGCGTACAATCCAGACCTGAAGCCCGAGCCTTGGTTCTACGAACTTATCGCGTGGTGCGCTGGTAACAGGAACGGCCAGGTGACGGTTTgcgactccatcaccatgatGGCGTTTGCCCAGATGCCTCGGTTCAATAGCAACCCGCACAAATACTACACTCAAATATCACAAGCTTACAGATTGCTGAAGGCTGAGCTTGAAAAGCTTAGTGTGAAGGAGAGCGAGCAGGATGAGCCCACTGTGTCGAGTATAAAATACAGAAAAGGAATCCAAGGGCTGTCACCAGAAGATCTGATTCAAGTTCCACACAGGGATATGCAGACTCTTGGACCCTTTACTACGatgcttgctgctggtgcACTGCTCAATCGATTATTACGGCAAGTGGAAGGATGCACAGAGCTTCTTATGAGTGAGATGAAATCTTTCTGCAACGAGATTGTCAGTGCATCGCAACAGGGATTCAAGTTCGGCCCGTTGGCGGCGGGCGTGATGCCCCAGACTATGGCAATTGTTTGGGCTGCATCGGAACCTTGCCCGGAGAGGAATAGCATTAAGGAAGCTGGTCTTGGCTCCTTGAACTACGAGATAGGGTTGAAATGGTTAGAGAGGGCGAGAAGGTTCAAGAGTGCAATAGATAACCGATCGGTCTGGAAAGATGTTGACCAAAGGTCGTATCAGTTTGCAGAGAAGAATTAAGTTGGGTACCTGCTTGCGCAAGCGTTGGCATGGCGAAAAGGCGCAACGTTCAAATACAAAGCAACCATATCTTCATCTCCACTGCTATCAGCACTAGGCGGAGCAATAGCCTGCTCGGACCGCTCGGGCAGGTTCCATCTTTCTCTAAGCGCCGAACGTACGTGTCTAGTGCCGGTCAGACGTGGCGCAGCGGCTCATGCTGTCTCACTTCCCTGGTAGGAATCCACCTTGCAGAAATAGCGTAGGTATAAGGGACCATGTCACTACCACCACACGGCAGGCAGTGTTTTTTCTTTGCTCTTGGGCTACAAGGACAACTCGTCGCCAGCTGAAACACTCTGTATCTTGAAACATTGTTCTCATTGTTGCTGCGATGACCTTGGCTACAGGACAACTGAAGGGACAGCCTTCCCGCTTTCCCGCTGCGCTTTTCCACGCTGTTGGCGTTGCATCCTTCATTTACAGCTTCTACCTTCTTACAACATGGAAAACAATCTTTACGGATGCATTCGGGTGGTACTTTCAGCTCCTCACTGTCGTCGGCCTCGCTACATCCCTGCTGGCATTCACCTTTGGCGTCCTTGCAGACCTTACACTTAGCGATGTCTTTTTTGACGCCAAGAATACCATGTCGATCCTGGCAACCCCTCTCGAAGTCGTCATCTCGGTGCTTTACTGGTCGATAAGAGTATACGACTCATCCTTGCTCATGCCAGGAGCGCTCGACATCGATCCTCTGCTCGACATTGGATTCCACCTTGCGCCAGCAGTATTGCTGTCGCTCGACTTTATCGTTTTGAGTCCGGCTTGGAACATCACAGCTCGTGGCATGATGCCTCTGAGTGttgccttggctttggtgtATTGGTGTTGGATTGAGCTGTGCTTCCAGCGAAATGGGTGGTGAGTTTACGAGGCAGTTGGATACTTACTCGTTTGTCGCTAATACGCAAGCAGGTATCCTTACCCACTCTTTGATCAGTTTTCGGCTATTGAGCGTAGCTCGATCTTTGTTCTCTCGGCTGGTCTGCTGACAGCATCGTCATCTACTCTTCAATGGGTTCATGGAGGGATACAAGGCTCCGTGCTAAGCCCAAAGAACAAAGCCAAGGTGTATTGATGCTGGTGAAACGGAGATTAGCTACCGTCGACGAGGTAAAGGCCATCTGAGATTCACGTACTAGGTATGAGAATGTTGGGATTCTAGCGTGTTATAGTTGTTATTGTTGCTAGAATACTTGTGCTTATTTCTGCCAACTTTCGCACTTGGGCTATTTCATTCTTTGTTGAGAATGTCGCGTACTTCAAAAGAGAGAATACTCTTCAGCAGTCTCCCCCCATAAGTTAATAGCCGCTCATTTTGGTACATGTAATACTTCATGTGTGGAAAATATTCAAAATACCTAGTCAAAAAGTAATCCTGCCCGTCGGTGTACACAACGTTCCTTCATTGAAGCTCTGAGGTTGTCTTAGTCTATCGATCAATGTCTCTACCATCTCTCATTCATGGAACGCTGATATCACATCTACCTGCTTTCGGTACTATAAAAAACTCGCCCACTTGTGTCATCATGTCATCCGTCATGCTCTGATGCAGCCGTGCGCCCCTACACTCCCGGAAGAACAGGGCAAGTGCAAGACGAATTTCCATCCGCGCTAGATTCATGCCAAGACAACTCCTAGATCCTATACTAAAAGGAACATGGGCTCTCTTTAGTTCTGGAGTTGGATTGGCAAACCGGTTTGCGTCAAATCTAGGCACCCCGAGTTAGTCATTGTTCATCGTTATGTCGACCAGGGACTTACTTTTCTGGCTGGGGAAACACCCCTTCTAGGCGAGATAAAAGCCAAGACTGGGTGTACACTGTAGTGCCGCCAGGGATGTCCCACCCATCGACAGAGATGCCGCCCGTGGGCACCAATCTCTCGACGGGAGCTCCCGTGGGGTTGTAAAGTCTCAACACCTCTTCAAGAATATTGCTCAACAGTGGCAGAGCCTCGACTTCTTTGGCTGTAAAGCCAGAAGGGAGGGCTGCCACTTCATCTTCCACCCGCTGTCTCAAGGCGGGATGTCGGAGAACCTCCCAGACAGCATATGTCAACGTGGCTGCTGTGCTGTCGGAGCCCGCTACTATCATCATAGCAGCCTCCGATCccatctcgtcgtcatccaagGCTGCCCGTCGGCTCTTGCTGTTGTCTTCACTTAGAATACGGCCAAGCATTGTGGTGGTGCACTTTGGTGAATGCCGCAATTCTCCGAGGGCAGCCATCACAGGGCCGAACATGACCTCTGTGCAGCACACTACATCCCTGACCCAGGCAATGGGAGACCACCTGAGAGGTGACATAAGGACCTCGGGCAGAATGGCCTGTAGCATGACCTTCATGTTGACCTTTTCCAGGGCTTTGAAGACTGGCGAGTCTTGCCCGCCTGATTCTAGCAAGTCAAAGGACTGTCCAAATGCCATTTCAGTCATGACATCGACCGCGAGGCATCGCCACCACTTGTAGACATCGACTCTCCCATCTTCGGCCTCGGTCTTGATCTGGGAAATAGCCAGCTCAACTAGCCGCCGGATTGTCGTCTCTTGATCAGCCCGCACAGCGGTAAGACTTCGACCTAGGATGCGCTTCCGTTGAGCGTGCGCTTGAGGATCTCGCATGGTGAATAGCATAGGCGAGTGGCTGAAGCGAATCTTGTCAAAGACGGGAGTTTTGGTGCAGTGGCTACCAACACCATGAATTCTGTAGTAGCCATCAATGCTGTTGACAGAAACGTCCTTGGGCCCAACCCTCACGACGGAGCCATGGATCTTGTGGAGCCGTTGAAGATAATGGCGGCTCGTCCCGACCAGTCGGGCATAGAGGAAGGGAATGTCTGTGAAGCGGGTGTACCATGGGCcgggaagagaagagactGAACTTTGGGCATAGTCAAAAAGAATCTTGAAGAGAACTATCAAGGGAAGGGCAACAAATGCCAGTATCACAGTGACAGACATGGGTGCGGTTGGAATAGAGGTCGACTGGGAATGAGAAACGCAGGTCCAAGCAACAGAACAGTTGCTGGATACCTTGCAGACAATAAATTAAACGCATGAAAGACAAATTTAGCACAATCACGCCCGATGGTACACGTACGACAGATAATTCTAGCCCGTGCCTTTGTTGGTGACGAGTAGCGCTTACTGGTTCAAGCTCCGCTTGATTGCAGGGTAACATGGATGAACCTCAGACATTATTCAACTTGGAATCAATTACGTGAGACTTTTCAATGCGTCTAGAACGATCTAACTTGTCCTGCCCTGCATGCGGAGCGTAGTCAAGTTGCTGGGACTCTATGGGTCTGATAAAGGCTTCAAGGTGATTGATTGGTGGGCTCGGTCTAGACGGAAGAGTTAACCGCGCGGGTGGCACCGCATTGGTGGGActaaaagaaagaaaaaggaaaagagaaagaagaaacaGGGGGGTAGCACCCAAGCTGCCAGATGAGAGGAGTAGCTGAAAGGTGCATGCATGCTCAGTTTGGTGGGCAACAAGGCTTGGATGTTCCTCTTAGCGTTTCAAGTGAGTGCACTGCAGTGGAGAAATCTCTACTCCCTGGCCAAAACGAGTCCGTCACATGTCAAAGGCGCACAAATCTTTCAAGTTGCGTGCTGGGAGGTGATATGATGCCTGTAGGTTTGTTGTCAAGTCTCCACCTCGGGGCTGGGTTGCACAATCTGCAGAGGGTTGCCATCCATCTACAATTAGCAGGTAGCAGCGGTTCCGCTGCGTGTCTCGGACGCTGCAGCACTAGCTCTGCCATGCTGGcagaggatggatggcacAGCTGCAGAGTTTTTCTTGGTGTGGCAGTGCGCATTATCGTCTGGACAGAGTGAAGCCCCAGTGCGCTTTATAACGCTGACAAACAGAGACTGGAGTTTCACGCCCAAAGCAGCAGCTTGATATGGCTATTAGCACACATGTAACTCACTTGTCAATCGCAACGCTGATCAAGGAGGCTGGACTGCAAATGTAAGATCATGAGTAGATGTATAGGGTAAGCTgagatattataaggtaGGTTGGATTGGCCAGAGGCAAAAGTGCCTACCTGCAGCCTTGTTCGCGTGGATGCAAGTCAGACAGATAGTGTATCTTGGCAAGCCTCATTAACCCATTTTTCTATGCTCTGAACTATTCCGCCAGGCACTGAGCGTGTTGCCTTAATACGCGCCGGGCTGCTTTTTGGATGCTTCTCATAGGTCGTCGATGCTGCTTGAACCAGGTTTGGCAACCACTGCGACGTCTCCTAGCGATGCACAGCCCGGATGGATGCAACTCCTGGGTTGTGCAAAAATTCGCGCTGTATCTATTTTCTTGTCGTTCTACTCGTGACTTTTCTCACCCCAGACCGAAGAGTGCTCCTATTGCTCTGGAGCCTTCAACAGTTACCCCGACTCCGGGCTCAAGGTGGAGGCAATGTCTGCAGCCCGGGCTGCtcgatgccatggatgcgCGGTAACTGGTGCCACGCTTTAGATCCTCCATCCTATCATGCAGGCCAAATGGGAGCCCCCCATAATGTTTGAACGCATGTCCTTGCAGTGCCTGGACAAAAGCGAGATCCTATATGGGCAAAAGATAGCAAAGGTCGTACACTAGCGAGTCTCTCGAGATGTTCAAGTCGACAACCGAACCTAgcactgtgttagcattgagatatgatgctatgatgcTATGACGTATTGATAATGTGTTatttgttatagttgaagcctggccctcgagGGGATAACTAAGCCAGATGGCCGGCATCTACGCACCCGACTATTCTTATGGAGGCCTCTTCTACATTTTAGCCTGGGTTGCACCCTTAATAGCAACTTCATGACAGCAGACAGCAGCCCTCCATGAGAGTCACTCGACTTGCTCGCTCGCGGTTGGGTGCTTCAAGAGAGGTTGCTGTCCAAGCGGCTCCTCATCTTCGGCACCCATGTGCTTCTCTGGGAATGCCTAGAAGGAGTAGATTGTGAATGAAACTTTCTGACGAATTAATCTTTTACAAACACCTTGGACAGTTCTTCAAGTAGGTAATACCAGAAGGCTTGGTACGATCGATTTGAGAGAGATGACCCTAACAACCGTGTTTTTCCAGCTCCTCTGAAGGCGGCTCACTTCCAGTTACTCTCTGGCACGACCCATGACCAAGGCCGccctcggcgatggtggcAACGTGTCGTCGAGGCTTACACCAAGACGAATCTGACCAAAGCGTCTGACCGACTTCCCTCAATAGCAGGGCTGGCGGCGTAGTTCTCTCTAGGTGATACGAGTTAGAGATACCTGGCTGGCTTGTGGAAGTGGAATCTCCAGGAAGACCTGACATGGTTTGTCGATAAGAAGATGACAAAAAAGCAAGCCATCTCCCTGGATACATCCGGCGACTCCCCATCATTATACCCTCCTGGCCGTGGGCTGGTTGCAGCAAGCCTGTGCAGATTACAAGCCAGACGGTAGAGCCAACCCATCACTATGTTAGCATTGTCTCTACGGTGTATGAGGCTGCAAGTGTCGAGAGCCCTTTCGGGAACCGCTCTCGGGGAGCACTGGTCTTACGAGGCCCTGTACACTGGGGTTTGCTCAGGTCATTGCAGAATGACAGTACCAACCATGCGGTGTCCATCTACACCTACTACCCTGATTCAGGTGACCAATCGAAAGATGCTGCTCAAGGTAATGATAGGTATATTTTGATGTCCTGTGGCTCTGCCGTACCAGCTAGCTCCAGTCAAGACTCCAAGCCATGGTTTTTGTTACATGTGAGGTTAACTGGTGAAGTAGCTGAAGCAAGGTTCCGTCGCTTGGGTATGCTCCTGGTGGAAGCTATGGCTGAGAAAGGTACCGAATTGACAGATGCCATTGTCGATGGATGCTTTGTACACAGGGAAACGCAACTGGTCGAGTTGGTATAACGAGAACCCATTGGCTATATATAGCTATGTCTCCTACCGCGGACAAACCAGGTCGAATTCGGCTAAATCCCTCGAGATTACGGCAACAAGTAGCTAACTTTTGACTTGCCCTTGCTTCTCGATATCTTCTTAACCTTGGTCTCGCCGCACAAGTCGGTTGTGTCAACATGGGTTCCTCCACAGGGGTACACTTCTGCCCCAACAATCTTGACGACGCGGAACTTCTCCCCAGGAGCTACGAAGCTCGCGTCAGGCGTCAGACGCTCCAATCCATTGTCGCGGAAATCCTGTTCATCCCACCAGTCGATCTCAACGGGCATCTTTGCCGCGATGAACTCGTCCACCTTTTGCTGAATGACGTCTTTCCATTTTCCTTCAATGAGTCCCTGGAACTCGCACGATGCGGAATCAGGAAAGTGTGAGGCTTTCAGCTCGTCAAAATCGTCGATCTTGTCCTTTAGGAGGTGGTTGACTGCCGAGCCGAGGACGTGACCAGCAGTATGGTATCGTGAATAGAGGAGGCGTAGTTCAAGGTCGATCACCTGGCTCACATCGTGGCCTTGACTAAAAGTGTCGCCCGGGGAGTTGAATCGTCCAAAGTGCAAGACTTGACCGTTGCCTGTTGCATCCATTCGAGCCGCCGCGACAGTAAAACATGCGCCACCTTGATCCGTCATCTTGCCGACATCTGAAGGTTGGCCCCCGCCTTGGGGATGAAAGATGGTTTGTTCTGTGATGACGGCGTAATCATGCTCAGTGCCTTGCTTGAAAAGATCTTGGTTATGTTGCTCAAGATCACCATAGGATTGCACCGCCACTACCCTGGTCTGAAGAGTAGAAAGCTTTCCATCTCGCTGAAAGGCGAGGAAGGTCCTGATCGGCAAGGTCATGCTAGTGTTGAAGGAGCGGGACGAGGCTCGTATCCTACAGCGCGGGAGATTCTGCGTATATGAAAGTCCAAGTCGGAAGAGCAAAGAGACTGGCAAGCGAAGTGTGTATAACATACTCAGGGGCAGTGAGTCTCGATCTGAGGCATTTGTGGCAGTTTAATGGTCCTCCGCTATTGGTCCAGATCACTGACTCAGCGCTCCTGATAACTAAACGATCCAGATAAGATTAGATAAGAGATTTCCCTTTTATATACCTCGGGATACACTTGTTTGCATCTTTTCATCTATACtatagtttttattatagcAAGAAATCGACCCTATTCCTTAAATTACTAGGACTCCTAGCCTAGCTCTAGATCATTACTCGTGGCTTGACTAGCCTCTTGCTCCTAGAATATATACTTCCTCATCTCTATCTAAGCACCTAGGCTCTATTTAAAGCTTAGGCCCTTAGCTTTGATCTATCCCGAATGGATAGGGTGTTCCATCGGGCCGATCTGGGAAATCTCGTCCTTTATCTATTTCTGGGGGATAGGGCCAAATCTGACAAGGTAAATATTACATGCCTCACCACGGGCACCTAGAAGTTTAATTTCCGCGTCGGCGTAAATGAAGAAATAGCTGTGGTAACCAACAAAGTaatcgtcatcatcacgcGATGGCCAGAATAGGCCAGGAAGGTGACTGTCCACACTGTTGTCTTGATCAGAAGTCTCGAGAAGACAGCCCAGCCACAAGAGCAAAGGAGACAATTGCCAACACGTGACGGTATTAAAGTGAAGAGCCGTAAATTACTGATTGCTAATCGTGGGCGCTTCTCGGTGCAAGCGCTGGTGTGGCGTTGTAAATACCCAAGGAACGTTGGAACGCCGATGGGGCCTCCCTTGCACAGCAAATTACTACATCCATCTTTCCTTCCATGGAATATAACGCTAAGAGGTAAACTAATGTTGAATGAATCTGTGCTCCTCTTCCACGTATTGATCCTTGAGTTTGAAAGGTGGGCAGGGTAGGAGAACTGCGATCACCCGAGCGCGGTGCTCTTTGGAGGCGTTGATCCACCTGTGCATTGTTGCACGCTGGATTATATGGTCCTGTTGAAGTAGTGAATTATTTAGTCAAGGTATTGTCAAAGCGTGGAGAGCCTACGAAGCAAAACGTGGAAAGCAACTTGAAACGAGAGGTAGATGGAGTATTATAGTTGGCAGAGAAATATAGAACTTACCCCAGCTCTCAGTAGAACCCTTTGTCCACTATCAAGTTCGTGGTAGACCTCACCCATCACGCAGGTCGAGATGTCCAGAGATACAGTCCTGTGCATATGCCCTACCGCACCAGGGT is from Fusarium keratoplasticum isolate Fu6.1 chromosome 11, whole genome shotgun sequence and encodes:
- a CDS encoding AA-TRNA-LIGASE-II-ALA domain-containing protein; amino-acid sequence: MTLPIRTFLAFQRDGKLSTLQTRVVAVQSYGDLEQHNQDLFKQGTEHDYAVITEQTIFHPQGGGQPSDVGKMTDQGGACFTVAAARMDATGNGQVLHFGRFNSPGDTFSQGHDVSQVIDLELRLLYSRYHTAGHVLGSAVNHLLKDKIDDFDELKASHFPDSASCEFQGLIEGKWKDVIQQKVDEFIAAKMPVEIDWWDEQDFRDNGLERLTPDASFVAPGEKFRVVKIVGAEVYPCGGTHVDTTDLCGETKVKKISRSKGKSKVSYLLP